In the Prochlorococcus sp. MIT 1307 genome, one interval contains:
- the rodA gene encoding rod shape-determining protein RodA, with translation MPSSFYLKGRRNLMRRTGRLRNTLNHMEFVLWGIPLLLVLLASVLIASTQRQVDYADWSQHLIIAFLGICFANVLAQISIERIRPFLMFLYSLSIGSLVAVQLIGTTALGAQRWLSIAGLNVQPSEFAKLIVIIVLAAVLDGYQIRKPINLLKPLSVILLPWLLVFFQPDLGTSLVFGAVLLTMLYWSGMPFEWLLLVLSAIVTAVLAGLLPWVLFVWIPLMGVLAYRSLPKRNFAAAFTMILQAVIAWVTPWLWLYGLKDYQRDRLVLFLDPTKDPLGGGYHLLQSTVGIGSGQLFGTGLLQGQLTKLRFIPEQHTDFIFSALGEETGFLGTMLVITGFFFLLLRLLTVAREARTDFESLVVVGVLAMLVFQVMVNIFMTIGLGPVTGIPLPFMSYGRTALLVNFVALGLCMSVARRGYTASRSW, from the coding sequence ATGCCCTCAAGTTTCTACTTAAAGGGCCGACGAAACTTGATGCGGCGTACTGGTCGTTTGAGAAATACCTTGAACCATATGGAGTTTGTACTGTGGGGTATTCCTTTGTTGTTGGTGCTTTTGGCCAGTGTTTTGATCGCAAGTACTCAGAGACAGGTTGATTACGCTGATTGGTCTCAACATTTGATAATTGCTTTTTTAGGTATTTGCTTCGCCAATGTACTTGCTCAAATCTCTATTGAGAGAATCCGACCATTTTTAATGTTTCTATATTCTTTATCAATTGGTAGTTTGGTTGCTGTTCAACTGATTGGTACAACAGCTTTGGGTGCGCAACGGTGGCTCAGCATTGCTGGGCTCAATGTTCAACCTTCAGAGTTCGCAAAATTGATTGTAATTATTGTTTTAGCAGCAGTTCTTGATGGGTATCAAATAAGAAAACCAATCAACTTGTTGAAGCCTCTAAGTGTGATTTTGTTGCCCTGGTTATTGGTATTTTTCCAGCCTGACTTGGGTACTTCTTTAGTTTTTGGTGCTGTTCTTTTAACAATGCTCTATTGGTCTGGAATGCCTTTTGAATGGCTTTTACTTGTTTTATCTGCAATAGTTACTGCGGTTTTAGCTGGATTACTGCCTTGGGTTTTGTTTGTTTGGATTCCATTAATGGGTGTCTTGGCGTATCGATCTTTGCCAAAACGGAATTTTGCGGCTGCATTCACAATGATTTTGCAAGCTGTAATTGCATGGGTTACCCCTTGGTTATGGCTTTATGGTTTAAAGGACTATCAAAGAGATCGTTTGGTTTTATTTCTTGATCCCACTAAAGATCCTTTAGGGGGTGGTTATCACTTACTCCAAAGCACTGTTGGGATTGGATCTGGCCAGTTATTTGGAACTGGCTTGCTTCAAGGTCAGCTTACAAAATTGCGTTTTATTCCTGAACAACATACCGATTTTATTTTTAGTGCATTAGGGGAAGAAACGGGCTTTTTAGGCACAATGCTTGTGATAACAGGTTTTTTCTTTTTACTGCTTCGACTCTTGACTGTGGCTAGAGAAGCACGAACTGATTTTGAGTCACTTGTTGTCGTTGGAGTTTTAGCAATGTTGGTCTTTCAAGTGATGGTGAATATCTTTATGACTATTGGTTTAGGCCCTGTCACAGGAATTCCTTTGCCATTTATGAGTTATGGACGAACTGCTTTGTTAGTGAACTTTGTTGCTCTTGGCCTTTGCATGTCGGTAGCCCGACGTGGATATACAGCAAGTAGAAGCTGGTGA
- a CDS encoding sensor histidine kinase gives MSAQISLSAIQERMAQDVPNSRVDEQTARRMWWGALDTLQDEILGPMELDKGLWLASPLPALYEPRLLDKLQGWVWAPEALERLNAPFASLLPPSRAGSVNEINELTLGRYIRLPLRDEDGHDPFLMIITPDVQVALALQGPPGERNLLMRSDSETIRDLLRMLDLRFDDEDPKQARELRFSLASLGDLRGNDGIQKIFWPFLSARLAGIAPSLTLQTLPDHSASNQKENESSTHLNLLEALTHEIRTPLATIRTLIRSLLRREDLSELVINRLNQIDSECTEQIDRFGLIFNAAELQRQPPESSQLAITDLGNMLEMLHPVWSQVVERRGIKLHLDISPDLPHVLSDPARLELMLGGLIDRNTRGLQSGGTLCLELRPAGQRLKLTILSKTPKSKHSANARDEQNSDLGPVLSWNPSTGSLQLTQEATQRLLASLGGRLTRRGESGLIIFFPIAEVKN, from the coding sequence GTGAGTGCACAAATTTCTTTAAGTGCCATTCAAGAGCGAATGGCTCAAGATGTTCCAAATAGCAGAGTTGATGAACAAACTGCTAGGAGAATGTGGTGGGGGGCTTTGGATACTTTGCAGGATGAAATTCTAGGCCCTATGGAATTAGACAAAGGCTTATGGCTGGCTTCTCCTCTGCCTGCTCTTTATGAGCCGAGGTTGTTAGACAAATTGCAGGGATGGGTTTGGGCTCCGGAAGCTTTGGAAAGACTTAATGCCCCTTTTGCTTCTTTATTGCCTCCCAGCCGAGCTGGTTCAGTAAACGAGATCAATGAGTTAACACTAGGGCGCTACATACGCCTCCCACTGAGAGATGAGGATGGCCACGATCCTTTTTTGATGATCATCACTCCTGATGTTCAAGTTGCACTGGCTTTGCAAGGCCCTCCAGGCGAAAGGAATCTTCTTATGCGTAGTGATTCAGAAACAATTAGGGATCTATTGAGAATGCTTGATTTGAGATTTGATGATGAAGACCCGAAACAGGCCCGAGAACTTCGCTTTTCTTTAGCTTCACTTGGAGATCTACGCGGTAATGATGGGATTCAGAAGATATTTTGGCCTTTTCTTTCAGCAAGGTTGGCTGGCATTGCTCCTAGCTTGACACTTCAAACTCTGCCGGATCACTCAGCTAGCAATCAGAAAGAAAATGAGTCAAGTACTCATTTGAATCTTCTTGAGGCATTAACTCATGAGATTCGAACACCTCTTGCAACGATTCGAACATTGATTCGCTCTCTTCTTAGGCGTGAGGATCTTTCAGAATTAGTAATAAATCGCCTTAATCAAATTGATTCAGAGTGCACTGAGCAAATAGATAGATTTGGGTTGATTTTTAATGCTGCCGAATTACAAAGGCAGCCACCAGAGTCATCTCAGCTAGCGATAACTGATTTGGGCAACATGCTCGAGATGCTTCACCCTGTTTGGAGTCAAGTAGTTGAAAGGCGAGGCATCAAGCTTCATTTGGATATATCCCCTGATTTGCCGCATGTTCTTAGTGACCCAGCGAGATTGGAATTAATGCTGGGAGGTTTGATAGATCGAAATACCCGGGGATTGCAATCTGGTGGAACTCTTTGTTTAGAGCTTCGTCCTGCAGGTCAGAGACTAAAGCTCACAATTTTGAGTAAGACCCCAAAGTCCAAGCACTCTGCAAATGCTCGTGATGAACAAAATTCTGACTTGGGGCCTGTTCTTAGTTGGAATCCAAGCACCGGAAGCCTCCAACTAACTCAGGAAGCTACTCAGCGTTTATTAGCGAGTTTGGGAGGCAGACTTACCCGTCGTGGAGAGAGTGGATTAATTATTTTCTTCCCAATTGCGGAAGTTAAAAATTGA
- a CDS encoding photosystem I reaction center subunit II, producing MTEALKGNLPQSIASTGGLLNSAETEEKYAITWSSSKSQAFELPTGGAAVMNEGDNLMYFARKEQCLALGTQLRTFKPRIEDYKIYRIFAGGDTEFLHPKDGVFPEKVNEGRPMVGHNPRRIGENPNPASVKFSGKQSYE from the coding sequence ATGACAGAAGCTCTAAAAGGTAATCTTCCTCAAAGCATCGCCAGCACTGGTGGCTTGCTTAATTCTGCGGAAACAGAAGAAAAGTATGCAATTACTTGGTCTAGTTCCAAGTCACAAGCATTTGAGCTGCCTACTGGTGGGGCAGCTGTGATGAACGAGGGCGACAATTTGATGTACTTTGCTCGTAAGGAGCAATGCCTGGCCCTCGGAACTCAATTAAGGACTTTTAAGCCAAGAATTGAGGACTACAAGATTTACCGAATCTTTGCTGGTGGTGATACTGAGTTCCTTCACCCTAAAGATGGTGTATTCCCTGAAAAGGTAAATGAAGGACGTCCAATGGTGGGCCACAATCCACGCCGTATTGGTGAAAACCCAAATCCAGCAAGTGTTAAGTTCAGCGGCAAGCAAAGCTACGAATAA
- a CDS encoding anthranilate synthase component I family protein yields MQSSDFDSFLESASNGANFIPVAHSWPADLETPLTTWLKVGHGKPPGVLLESVEGGENLGRWSVVATNPLWTASAYGDRLQRIWRDGRIDESQGNPFEELRRWLAPYRSLSKPELPPLGQLYGMWGYELIQWIESTVPVHTRKEQDLPDGVWMLMDSILIFDQVKRLITAVAYGDLSSNQSPEEAYEGACERIQNLEKLMEEPLPAMKPLRWRENGLAIPRTKRNFRKSDFEAAVRNAKEHIAAGDVFQLVLSQKLEARVNQDPFELYRSLRMVNPSPYMAFFDFGDWQLIGSSPEVMVKAEPTIDGIRASLRPIAGTRPRGRNEKEDLELEADLLSDPKERAEHVMLVDLGRNDLGRVCRPGSVAVQELMVIEKYSHVMHIVSEVDGLLSVGKDVLDLLMASFPAGTVSGAPKIRAMQLINELETQARGPYSGVYGSLDLNGALNTAITIRTMLVRAHPQGGWLMQVQAGAGVVADSVPTSEYQETLNKAKGMLTALACLSPMKP; encoded by the coding sequence ATGCAAAGCTCAGACTTTGACTCATTTTTAGAGTCAGCCTCAAACGGCGCCAATTTCATCCCTGTAGCTCATAGTTGGCCTGCAGACCTTGAGACTCCCTTAACTACTTGGTTAAAGGTTGGCCACGGCAAACCACCAGGAGTCTTGCTGGAATCTGTTGAAGGTGGAGAAAATTTAGGGCGATGGAGTGTTGTGGCCACTAATCCTTTATGGACTGCTAGTGCCTATGGAGATCGCTTACAACGTATTTGGCGAGATGGTCGAATTGATGAATCACAGGGAAACCCTTTTGAAGAACTACGACGCTGGCTTGCTCCTTATAGGTCGTTAAGCAAGCCTGAACTTCCTCCACTTGGTCAGCTTTATGGGATGTGGGGATATGAATTGATTCAGTGGATTGAGTCAACTGTGCCTGTGCATACGAGGAAAGAACAAGACTTACCTGATGGTGTATGGATGTTGATGGATAGCATTTTGATTTTTGATCAAGTTAAACGTCTTATTACTGCAGTGGCCTATGGGGATTTAAGTAGTAACCAGTCGCCGGAGGAAGCATATGAGGGAGCTTGTGAGCGTATTCAGAACCTTGAAAAGCTTATGGAAGAGCCCCTTCCTGCTATGAAGCCTTTGCGCTGGAGAGAGAATGGCTTAGCTATACCCAGAACGAAACGTAACTTTCGCAAATCTGACTTTGAGGCTGCAGTGCGCAATGCCAAGGAACATATTGCTGCTGGAGATGTGTTTCAGCTTGTTCTTAGTCAGAAGCTAGAGGCTCGAGTCAATCAGGATCCCTTTGAGTTGTATCGCAGCTTGAGAATGGTAAACCCCTCTCCTTATATGGCCTTCTTTGATTTTGGAGATTGGCAGCTTATTGGTTCTAGCCCTGAGGTCATGGTTAAGGCTGAGCCAACAATTGATGGTATTCGTGCAAGTCTTAGGCCAATTGCAGGTACTCGGCCTCGTGGTCGCAATGAGAAGGAAGATTTAGAATTGGAAGCAGATCTGTTGTCTGATCCTAAGGAAAGAGCTGAGCATGTGATGCTTGTAGATTTAGGGCGCAATGATCTTGGTCGGGTTTGTCGACCAGGCAGTGTTGCGGTTCAGGAACTCATGGTGATTGAGAAATATTCCCATGTGATGCATATCGTTAGCGAAGTCGATGGCTTACTTTCAGTAGGGAAAGATGTCTTGGACTTATTGATGGCTTCATTCCCTGCAGGGACTGTTAGTGGTGCACCAAAGATTAGAGCTATGCAATTGATAAATGAGCTTGAAACTCAAGCAAGAGGACCCTATTCGGGGGTTTATGGGTCATTGGATTTGAATGGAGCTTTAAATACTGCGATTACTATTCGCACAATGTTAGTGCGAGCACATCCTCAGGGCGGTTGGCTTATGCAGGTACAGGCAGGAGCAGGTGTTGTCGCAGATTCGGTCCCCACTTCTGAATATCAAGAGACCTTAAATAAGGCCAAGGGAATGTTGACGGCTCTTGCGTGCCTTAGTCCGATGAAGCCATGA
- the gshA gene encoding glutamate--cysteine ligase: MTREYLLKGFEVELFTGLATGEHVGVSADVSKDLAGFVKEPDQRNLEYITAPIRKYECLKEALLTPRRRLREWLAVRQLTLLPGSTLSLGNSAQFERSEPSNPYHDLIEATYGTRVVTTSIHINLGIADLPRLFSALRLVRCEAALFLSLSASSPFLDGRPTGAHSQRWLQFPLTPKKVPLFLNHAHYVHWLEDQLANGSMWNERHLWTSVRPNGPSRPHDLNRLELRICDCITNCDLLLAITALLELRLLKLFQDPDQLDPLKVSRLSAVELADLSDMNDSAAAQDSLDATLHSWLDGKPILCREWLYNLLENVTPLAKDIEMFHLLAPIQSVLDQGNQAMKWLKKHSLGDSVEDVVQESIAEMEVEEIATTKSEAILG, encoded by the coding sequence ATGACGCGAGAATATTTGCTGAAAGGATTCGAAGTTGAACTTTTTACTGGACTTGCAACTGGTGAGCATGTGGGTGTTTCAGCTGATGTTTCTAAAGACCTTGCAGGTTTTGTAAAGGAACCAGATCAAAGAAATCTCGAATACATTACAGCTCCAATTCGTAAGTATGAATGTTTAAAAGAGGCCCTTCTTACTCCTAGAAGAAGATTGCGTGAGTGGTTAGCTGTTAGGCAACTCACTCTTTTACCTGGCAGTACTCTAAGTCTTGGTAATAGTGCACAATTTGAACGTTCAGAACCCTCAAATCCCTATCATGATTTGATTGAGGCTACTTATGGGACAAGAGTAGTTACCACTAGCATTCATATCAATCTGGGTATAGCAGATTTACCTAGGCTTTTTTCAGCTCTTCGTTTGGTTAGGTGCGAGGCAGCGCTGTTTCTTTCATTGAGTGCTAGCTCTCCTTTTCTTGATGGCAGACCTACAGGTGCACATTCCCAGAGATGGTTGCAGTTTCCACTTACGCCAAAAAAAGTGCCCCTTTTTCTAAATCATGCTCATTATGTGCATTGGCTTGAAGATCAGCTTGCTAATGGAAGTATGTGGAATGAGCGTCACCTTTGGACTTCGGTTCGTCCGAATGGGCCCTCTCGGCCACATGACTTGAATCGCCTTGAGCTTCGTATTTGTGATTGTATAACCAATTGCGACTTGCTTTTGGCTATTACTGCTCTGCTTGAGCTCCGGCTTTTAAAACTATTTCAGGACCCAGACCAGCTTGACCCTTTAAAAGTAAGTCGTTTATCAGCGGTAGAGCTTGCAGATTTAAGTGATATGAACGATTCAGCAGCAGCTCAAGATAGTCTTGATGCAACTTTGCACTCTTGGTTAGACGGTAAGCCAATTCTCTGCCGTGAATGGCTATACAACTTGCTTGAGAATGTTACGCCTTTAGCTAAGGATATTGAGATGTTTCATCTGCTTGCCCCAATTCAATCCGTTTTAGATCAGGGGAACCAAGCTATGAAATGGCTCAAGAAACATTCCTTAGGTGATTCAGTTGAGGATGTTGTACAAGAAAGTATTGCAGAGATGGAAGTAGAAGAAATCGCGACTACTAAGAGCGAGGCCATTTTGGGATGA
- the ppc gene encoding phosphoenolpyruvate carboxylase, with protein MIMTNNDSTSSSKEQSSIHLPGGQNINSQESDHDASRLLQQRLELVEDLWKTVLKSECPPEQTERLLRLKQLSDPVNVEGANTTTSDAIVLLIREMDLAEAISAARAFSLYFQLVNILEQRIEEDSYLATMSRSQDQASQDECLDPFAPPLASQTAPATFRELFQRLRGLNVPPAQLEKLLQEMDIRLVFTAHPTEIVRHTVRHKQRRVASLLQLLQSDCSAPGPDHESLRLQLEEEIRLWWRTDELHQFKPTVLDEVDYALHYFQQVLFDAMPQLRRRIASALSASYPDVQIPQEAFCTFGSWVGSDRDGNPSVTPEITWRTACYQRQLMLERYVSAVQKLRDQLSISMQWSQVSTPLLESLEMDRLRFPDVYEERAARYRLEPYRLKLSYTLERLRLTQQRNQQLAEAGWKTSLEGLNPATLDCSGGDELHYGLITEFRGDLELIRNSLVSTDLSCELLDTLLTQVHIFGFSLASLDIRQESTRHSDALDELTRYLKLPKAYGEMDEGERVQWLMQELQTRRPLIPSAITWSPTTSETISVFRMLHRLQEEFGSRICRTYVISMSHTVSDLLEVLLLAKEAGLVDLSAGTADLLVVPLFETVEDLQRAPAVMEQLFQETMYRNLLPRVGESFQPLQELMLGYSDSNKDSGFLSSNWEIHQAQIALQDLAQRQGVVLRLFHGRGGSVGRGGGPAYQAILAQPSGTLQGRIKITEQGEVLASKYSLPELALYNLETVTTAVLQNSLVTNQLDATPSWNQLMSRLAASSREHYRALVHDNPDLVAFFQEVTPIEEISKLQISSRPARRKTGAKDLGSLRAIPWVFGWTQSRFLLPSWFGVGTALAAEVESDADQLDLLRRLHQRWPFFRMLISKVEMTLSKVDLELANHYMISLGSDVHRDAFRSIFDTISTEYSLTKKLILDITGNSRLLSADPALQLSVDLRNSTIVPLGFLQVALLRRLRDQNRQPPISETMGAEGDGGRTYSRSELLRGALLTINGIAAGMRNTG; from the coding sequence ATGATTATGACCAATAATGATTCGACTAGTTCTTCCAAGGAGCAATCTTCCATTCATTTACCTGGTGGTCAAAATATCAATTCTCAAGAAAGTGATCATGATGCCAGCCGTTTGCTTCAGCAACGCTTGGAGTTAGTTGAAGACCTTTGGAAAACAGTTCTAAAAAGTGAATGTCCACCTGAGCAAACAGAACGTCTGCTACGACTCAAACAACTTAGTGATCCAGTTAATGTTGAAGGGGCGAATACGACTACTAGTGATGCCATTGTGCTACTAATTCGTGAAATGGATCTTGCGGAGGCTATTTCCGCTGCTCGTGCCTTCTCTCTTTATTTTCAGTTGGTCAATATTCTTGAGCAGCGAATTGAGGAAGATAGTTATCTCGCAACTATGAGTCGCTCTCAAGACCAAGCTTCACAAGATGAATGTTTGGACCCTTTTGCTCCTCCCTTGGCTAGCCAGACAGCTCCAGCAACATTTAGAGAGCTTTTTCAGAGACTTCGTGGATTAAATGTGCCTCCTGCACAGTTGGAGAAATTGCTTCAGGAGATGGATATACGCCTTGTTTTTACAGCTCACCCTACTGAGATAGTAAGACATACAGTTCGCCACAAGCAACGCCGGGTGGCCAGCCTTTTGCAGTTACTGCAGTCTGATTGTTCAGCGCCTGGACCAGATCATGAGAGCCTTAGACTGCAACTAGAAGAGGAAATCCGTCTTTGGTGGAGAACTGATGAGTTACATCAATTCAAGCCGACTGTTTTAGATGAAGTTGATTATGCACTTCACTATTTTCAGCAGGTTTTGTTTGATGCAATGCCTCAGTTGCGTCGACGTATTGCTTCAGCTTTATCGGCTAGTTATCCAGATGTACAGATTCCTCAAGAGGCTTTTTGTACTTTCGGATCTTGGGTGGGCTCAGATCGTGATGGCAATCCATCTGTTACGCCTGAAATTACTTGGCGCACAGCTTGTTATCAGCGTCAGCTGATGCTTGAGCGCTATGTAAGCGCTGTCCAGAAATTAAGAGATCAATTAAGTATTTCCATGCAGTGGAGTCAGGTCAGTACACCATTGTTGGAGTCATTGGAGATGGATCGCTTGCGATTCCCTGACGTGTATGAAGAAAGGGCTGCTCGCTATCGATTAGAACCTTATCGATTAAAACTTAGCTATACCCTAGAAAGACTACGATTAACTCAGCAACGCAATCAACAACTTGCTGAAGCCGGCTGGAAGACATCACTTGAAGGACTGAACCCCGCGACTCTCGATTGCAGTGGTGGAGATGAACTTCACTATGGATTAATTACAGAATTTCGAGGAGACTTGGAACTGATTAGAAATAGCTTGGTGAGTACTGATCTGAGTTGTGAGCTTCTCGATACACTCTTGACTCAGGTACATATTTTTGGCTTTTCATTGGCAAGCTTAGACATTCGCCAGGAAAGCACTCGTCATAGTGACGCACTTGACGAATTGACTCGATATCTCAAGCTTCCAAAGGCCTATGGCGAGATGGATGAGGGAGAACGTGTGCAATGGTTAATGCAAGAATTACAGACACGCCGCCCATTAATTCCTTCTGCAATTACTTGGTCCCCCACTACATCGGAAACAATATCTGTGTTTCGTATGTTGCATCGACTACAGGAAGAATTTGGAAGCCGAATTTGCAGGACTTATGTGATTTCTATGAGTCATACGGTGTCTGATTTACTTGAGGTTCTTTTGCTAGCAAAGGAAGCCGGATTAGTTGATCTTTCTGCTGGCACTGCTGACTTATTAGTTGTTCCTTTGTTTGAAACTGTTGAGGATTTACAGCGAGCACCGGCAGTGATGGAGCAATTGTTCCAGGAAACTATGTATAGAAATTTGCTGCCTCGTGTTGGCGAAAGTTTTCAGCCTCTCCAGGAATTGATGCTTGGCTATTCCGATAGCAATAAAGATTCAGGCTTCTTGTCTAGTAATTGGGAGATTCATCAAGCACAGATTGCTTTACAAGACCTTGCCCAAAGGCAAGGCGTTGTTTTGCGTTTATTCCATGGTCGAGGTGGCTCTGTAGGTCGAGGAGGCGGGCCAGCTTATCAAGCAATTCTTGCTCAGCCAAGTGGAACCCTTCAAGGACGAATTAAAATTACGGAGCAGGGCGAGGTCCTTGCTTCTAAGTACAGTCTCCCTGAACTTGCGCTCTATAACCTTGAAACGGTTACAACTGCTGTGCTTCAAAATAGCTTGGTTACAAATCAGTTAGATGCAACACCAAGTTGGAATCAACTTATGAGTCGACTAGCTGCAAGCTCTCGTGAGCATTATCGTGCACTAGTTCATGATAATCCTGATTTGGTCGCGTTTTTTCAAGAGGTTACCCCTATTGAAGAAATCAGTAAGTTGCAGATTTCAAGCCGTCCTGCACGTCGTAAAACTGGAGCTAAGGACTTGGGAAGTCTTAGAGCGATTCCATGGGTGTTTGGTTGGACGCAGAGTAGGTTCCTCTTGCCTAGCTGGTTTGGGGTAGGTACAGCTCTTGCTGCTGAAGTCGAGTCAGATGCTGACCAATTGGATTTGCTAAGAAGATTGCATCAACGTTGGCCATTTTTTCGTATGTTGATATCAAAGGTTGAAATGACTCTATCGAAAGTAGACTTAGAATTGGCCAATCACTACATGATTAGTCTTGGTAGTGACGTTCATCGAGATGCTTTTAGATCCATATTTGACACTATTTCCACTGAGTACAGTCTGACGAAGAAGTTGATTTTGGATATAACAGGGAACTCTAGATTGTTGAGTGCGGATCCTGCATTGCAACTCTCAGTCGACTTGCGCAATAGCACTATTGTGCCATTAGGTTTTTTGCAAGTTGCTTTATTGCGAAGATTACGTGATCAGAATCGTCAACCACCTATTAGTGAGACTATGGGCGCAGAAGGTGATGGTGGCCGTACTTACAGCCGTAGTGAATTACTGAGAGGTGCTTTGCTCACAATTAACGGAATTGCGGCAGGTATGCGTAACACTGGTTGA
- a CDS encoding N-acetyltransferase produces MFSFRQRSPHLPSGFVLDIDYVPSPDALNRLLARCNEETHPSRRLALALEKSDFHLSILEESSGKLSGFVRATSDKGLNANLWNLVAEPSFAQGQLLAVLVHRSLGILRKKMPGCSVSVSAPVIALEALKENGFLIDPGGIRAMGFKLR; encoded by the coding sequence TTGTTCTCTTTTCGTCAGCGATCCCCCCATTTACCATCTGGCTTTGTCTTAGATATTGACTATGTACCTTCTCCAGATGCTTTAAATCGTCTTTTGGCTAGATGTAATGAAGAGACTCACCCCTCTAGGAGATTGGCTTTGGCATTGGAAAAGAGTGATTTTCATCTAAGCATCTTGGAAGAATCAAGTGGGAAACTATCGGGTTTTGTAAGGGCTACAAGTGATAAGGGATTAAATGCAAACCTATGGAACCTTGTCGCGGAGCCATCTTTTGCTCAAGGGCAATTGCTAGCAGTTTTAGTGCATCGTTCATTAGGAATTTTGCGCAAAAAAATGCCTGGTTGCAGTGTTTCAGTATCAGCTCCTGTGATAGCACTGGAAGCATTGAAAGAAAATGGATTTTTAATTGACCCAGGAGGCATTCGTGCGATGGGCTTCAAGCTTCGTTAA
- the recF gene encoding DNA replication/repair protein RecF (All proteins in this family for which functions are known are DNA-binding proteins that assist the filamentation of RecA onto DNA for the initiation of recombination or recombinational repair.): MRLHQLELYSFRNYSRLNFELTEKRLLVVGPNGVGKSNLLEAVELLGSLRSHRASSDQDLISWDKERALLRATANNTEELQLELRRKGGRQAHRNQKPLLRQLDLIGPLRCVGFSALDLELVRGEPGLRRNWLDRVIQQLEPIYSDLISRFGKLLRQRSQIWKQSHNFPLKDRDALLDAFDSQMALVSTRIHRRRSRALRHLEPLAATWQQRLSNSQEHLELSYLPGSLLEGEEEEESWRISIEQQLLAQRPHEEKLGRCKIGPHRDEIGLLLNGNLARRFASAGQQRTLVLSLKLAELELIGKLFGEPPILLLDDVLAELDPTRQLLLLDAVGDSHQCLVSATHLEAFEGDWQKHAQVVEAELLRAM, translated from the coding sequence ATTCGGCTTCACCAGCTCGAGCTCTATTCATTCCGTAATTACAGTCGGCTTAATTTTGAGCTGACTGAAAAACGTTTGCTGGTTGTAGGGCCTAATGGAGTTGGAAAATCAAATCTTTTAGAGGCAGTTGAGTTGCTGGGTAGTCTGCGCTCACATCGCGCTAGTAGTGATCAGGACCTTATTAGTTGGGATAAAGAGAGGGCGTTATTGCGTGCTACAGCCAATAACACTGAAGAGCTCCAATTGGAGTTACGAAGAAAAGGAGGAAGACAGGCTCATCGAAATCAAAAACCATTATTGCGTCAGCTTGACTTGATAGGTCCCTTGAGATGTGTTGGCTTTAGTGCTCTTGATTTGGAATTAGTGCGTGGTGAACCGGGACTGAGACGGAATTGGCTAGATAGAGTGATTCAACAATTGGAACCAATTTATTCAGATTTGATAAGTCGCTTTGGAAAATTACTGCGCCAAAGAAGTCAGATTTGGAAACAATCTCACAATTTTCCTCTTAAAGATCGAGATGCGTTGTTAGATGCATTTGATTCCCAAATGGCTTTAGTGAGTACACGTATTCATCGCCGTAGAAGTCGCGCTTTACGACATTTAGAACCATTGGCAGCTACATGGCAACAGAGATTGAGTAACAGTCAAGAACATTTAGAGCTTTCTTATTTACCTGGAAGTCTTTTAGAGGGAGAGGAGGAAGAAGAATCTTGGAGAATATCAATAGAACAGCAATTACTGGCGCAAAGACCTCATGAAGAGAAGTTAGGTCGTTGCAAGATTGGTCCACATCGTGATGAGATAGGTCTTTTGCTTAATGGAAATCTTGCTCGGCGTTTTGCTTCGGCTGGGCAGCAAAGGACATTAGTTTTGTCTTTAAAACTTGCTGAATTGGAATTAATAGGAAAACTTTTTGGGGAACCACCGATATTGCTGTTGGATGATGTGCTTGCAGAATTAGACCCCACTCGACAGCTGCTTTTGCTTGATGCGGTTGGAGATTCTCATCAATGTCTTGTAAGTGCTACTCATTTGGAGGCATTTGAAGGAGATTGGCAGAAGCATGCACAAGTGGTAGAAGCAGAATTATTGCGCGCAATGTAA